In one Agathobacter rectalis ATCC 33656 genomic region, the following are encoded:
- a CDS encoding CvpA family protein encodes MNWLLIAVICIIAWNVVRGYTRGVLRMVYSLAAWIVMLAASTMAAPYVRDQILSQTGIEPVILNGIEKQIAAQGQKATGDFDMANILLQQSGAYDTISAQLTNAIMTGLSFFIVFFLLGIVAYIVRHIIRKIERVPVIGTVNRIAGFAVGFIKGMVIVWLLLALTSLFAASEIGQTMTAYINDSMMLKYLYENNPVIKLIENIL; translated from the coding sequence ATGAATTGGCTGTTAATTGCGGTAATATGTATTATTGCGTGGAATGTGGTGAGAGGCTACACAAGAGGTGTGCTTCGCATGGTATATTCGCTTGCAGCCTGGATAGTAATGCTTGCTGCATCAACCATGGCAGCCCCATATGTCAGGGATCAGATATTATCACAGACAGGAATAGAGCCCGTAATTTTAAACGGTATTGAAAAACAAATAGCTGCACAGGGGCAAAAAGCCACAGGCGATTTTGATATGGCAAACATATTGCTGCAGCAATCCGGAGCATACGACACCATATCCGCACAGCTTACAAATGCCATTATGACAGGTTTGTCATTTTTTATAGTATTTTTTTTGCTGGGAATAGTGGCATACATAGTCCGTCACATCATCAGAAAAATAGAAAGGGTGCCTGTTATTGGCACTGTGAACCGGATTGCAGGCTTTGCAGTAGGTTTTATTAAGGGAATGGTCATCGTATGGCTGCTCCTTGCCCTGACATCATTATTTGCCGCATCTGAAATAGGACAGACAATGACAGCATATATAAATGATTCTATGATGCTTAAGTATCTGTATGAAAACAATCCTGTCATAAAGCTGATAGAAAATATACTGTAG
- a CDS encoding aldose epimerase family protein, protein MSKKAFGTTSKGVEASLYEISNGGGLRVLLTDYGASVVSIFVKDKDGNERDVILGYDNVKSYEKEYSYFGATVGRYANRISDAKINIDGVEYKLEANDNENSLHSGSNGFSKRFWTVKEQKADEITFEIEDADLEQGFPGNAVVDVTFKVTEENALAIIYNAKADKTTTFNMTNHSYFNLNGHASGSVYTHTLQINAEHYTPVKDSKAIPTGEIAPVEGTPFDFTEAKPIGRDIEANDTQLHYGSGYDHNFAIDKTAPGVEKVATAYSPESGIQMEVYTDCVGIQLYTANFIVGQEGKGGVKYNNRDAFCLETQFYPNSINETNFSTPVTKAGDTYHTETDYKFSVK, encoded by the coding sequence ATGAGTAAAAAAGCTTTCGGTACAACATCAAAAGGAGTGGAGGCATCGCTTTACGAAATCAGCAATGGCGGTGGATTGAGAGTACTTTTGACAGACTATGGCGCTTCAGTTGTATCTATTTTTGTAAAGGACAAGGATGGCAATGAGAGAGATGTCATTTTAGGATATGACAATGTAAAGTCATATGAGAAGGAGTACAGCTATTTTGGTGCTACTGTCGGCAGATATGCAAACAGGATATCCGATGCAAAGATTAATATTGATGGAGTGGAATATAAGCTTGAGGCTAATGACAATGAGAACAGTCTTCACAGTGGATCAAATGGTTTTTCTAAGCGCTTTTGGACTGTTAAGGAGCAGAAGGCAGATGAGATTACCTTTGAGATAGAGGATGCAGATCTGGAGCAGGGCTTCCCTGGAAATGCAGTCGTTGATGTGACATTTAAGGTAACAGAAGAAAATGCTCTCGCTATTATATACAATGCAAAGGCAGATAAGACAACTACCTTCAATATGACAAACCACAGCTATTTCAATCTGAACGGTCATGCATCAGGAAGCGTATACACTCACACATTGCAGATAAATGCTGAGCATTACACACCTGTAAAGGATTCCAAGGCTATTCCTACAGGTGAGATTGCACCGGTTGAGGGTACACCATTTGATTTTACAGAGGCTAAGCCAATCGGAAGAGATATCGAGGCAAATGATACACAGCTTCATTATGGAAGCGGATATGATCACAATTTTGCAATAGACAAGACCGCTCCGGGAGTAGAAAAGGTCGCAACAGCATACTCTCCTGAGAGTGGCATACAGATGGAGGTATACACCGACTGTGTCGGAATCCAGCTTTATACTGCCAACTTTATCGTGGGACAGGAAGGCAAGGGCGGAGTCAAATACAATAACCGCGATGCATTCTGCCTCGAGACACAGTTCTATCCAAACTCAATAAATGAGACCAACTTCAGTACACCTGTTACAAAGGCAGGTGATACATACCACACAGAGACCGATTACAAATTCTCTGTGAAATAA
- a CDS encoding D-2-hydroxyacid dehydrogenase: MKIVFLDSKTIGDDIDLSEYDKLGEVVKYDFSTTEEAAERTRDADVIVLNKVEVNEKSIGQAKNLKLVCVTATGTNNLDKEYLVKRGIEWRNVAGYSTETVAQHTFALLFYLLEKLRYYDDYVKSEKYVGDTSFTHFSNVFHQISGMTWGIVGLGNIGRRVADIAKAFGCHVVYYSTSGRNSQPGYERVDFDTLLATSDIVSVHAPLTDDTLGLMDKAAFEKMKKSAIFLNLGRGPIVNEADLAQALMDGELAAAGLDVLAQEPMSEDNPLRAIKDSNKLIITPHIAWASVEARTNLMHIIYSQIEDFFAN, translated from the coding sequence ATGAAAATAGTATTTTTAGATTCCAAAACAATTGGTGACGACATCGACCTTTCCGAATATGACAAGCTCGGAGAGGTTGTCAAATATGATTTTTCAACAACAGAGGAAGCAGCGGAGCGCACAAGGGATGCTGATGTGATTGTTTTAAATAAGGTCGAGGTAAATGAGAAATCAATAGGACAGGCAAAAAATTTAAAGCTTGTATGTGTGACTGCAACAGGCACAAACAATCTGGATAAAGAATATCTGGTAAAAAGAGGCATTGAATGGAGAAATGTCGCAGGGTATTCTACAGAGACCGTGGCGCAGCATACGTTTGCACTGCTATTTTACCTGCTTGAGAAGCTGAGATATTATGATGATTATGTGAAGAGCGAGAAATATGTGGGTGATACGTCGTTTACGCATTTTTCCAATGTGTTTCACCAGATTAGCGGTATGACCTGGGGCATCGTGGGGCTTGGAAATATCGGAAGACGCGTGGCTGATATCGCAAAGGCTTTTGGCTGCCATGTGGTTTATTATTCTACCTCAGGAAGAAACTCGCAGCCGGGCTATGAGAGGGTGGATTTTGATACTCTGCTTGCCACGTCTGATATCGTGTCGGTGCATGCACCGCTCACAGATGATACACTTGGTCTGATGGACAAGGCTGCGTTTGAAAAGATGAAAAAATCTGCGATATTTTTAAATCTTGGCAGAGGTCCTATAGTGAATGAAGCGGATCTGGCACAGGCGCTTATGGATGGAGAGCTGGCGGCGGCAGGTCTTGATGTGCTGGCGCAGGAGCCTATGAGTGAGGACAATCCGCTCCGTGCGATAAAGGATTCAAACAAGCTGATTATCACACCGCATATTGCGTGGGCAAGCGTTGAGGCAAGAACAAATCTGATGCACATTATATACAGTCAAATTGAGGACTTCTTTGCTAATTAG
- a CDS encoding LTA synthase family protein, which yields MSIKFEITKQNNIHFGIAAVAAALVGYFTSASWWVILLFAAVYFGLVNVKLELPVKLSWLWAAILLVIGAILSVFSVQYVLLTDEDFVKTTDMVCVVNVVLALAIYLVILFITNNTRLTCTIASIAILAFGFIDYFVYEFRGNEFTYADLKSAGTGLSVVTKYKFVIDYKFLYVILAAVLYLMLVRRIEVQFESAIHMRIISILLTIICVLYVIMNSMSLNTETWEKKGTYRNGYLLNFVLGIRDSFVKAPDGYSKAAVDKIAGNFKETDSSYSQSDAKNPTIIVIMNESFADLSVVGDFETNTQVTPFMDSLSENTLKGYALSSVYGAKTPNSEWEFETGNSMAFLPDGSVVYQQYINDDPTSIVSNLKNIGYTTVAMHPYYATGWSRNKIYPHLGYDETYFIDDFDQTKILREYITDQELYDKIIDRYEKKSDDEKLYIMGVTMQNHGGYGERYDNFNQEVYKVGASYTDANQYLSLLNESDKALENLITYFKGVDDPVEIVFFGDHQPGLCNDFIKLLNGKGNSGLTEQELENLYKVPFLIWTNYETDAQKVDVTSLNYLSTLTLERANIDLPAYNRFLAELMEKIPAINSRGYYSKKNECFMHVEDATGDEAKWIKAYNILQYNSMFDEKDRSSLLFPYLK from the coding sequence ATGAGCATCAAATTTGAGATAACAAAACAAAACAACATACATTTTGGAATTGCAGCAGTGGCGGCCGCGCTGGTAGGTTACTTTACATCGGCAAGCTGGTGGGTGATTCTTTTGTTTGCGGCAGTATATTTTGGACTTGTAAATGTGAAGCTTGAGCTTCCGGTGAAGCTGTCGTGGCTTTGGGCTGCGATACTGCTTGTCATCGGAGCGATACTATCTGTTTTTTCGGTGCAGTATGTGCTGCTGACTGATGAGGACTTTGTGAAAACCACCGATATGGTATGCGTGGTGAATGTGGTTCTGGCGCTCGCCATATATCTGGTGATACTTTTTATCACAAACAACACGAGGCTGACATGTACCATAGCATCAATTGCCATACTCGCGTTTGGATTTATAGATTACTTTGTCTATGAATTCCGTGGTAATGAGTTTACGTATGCGGATTTGAAGTCAGCGGGAACAGGACTTTCTGTCGTGACAAAATACAAATTCGTCATAGACTACAAGTTTTTGTATGTGATTCTGGCGGCTGTTTTGTATCTCATGCTGGTAAGGCGCATAGAAGTGCAGTTCGAGTCAGCTATCCATATGAGGATTATTTCGATTCTTCTCACAATAATATGCGTGCTGTATGTCATCATGAATTCCATGTCACTGAACACCGAGACCTGGGAGAAAAAGGGCACGTACAGAAACGGCTATCTGCTGAACTTTGTGCTCGGCATAAGGGACAGCTTTGTGAAGGCTCCTGATGGCTACAGCAAGGCGGCAGTTGACAAGATAGCAGGCAATTTCAAGGAAACGGACAGCTCATATTCGCAGTCTGATGCGAAAAATCCGACAATCATTGTTATCATGAATGAGTCGTTTGCGGATTTGTCGGTGGTGGGAGATTTTGAGACCAACACGCAGGTTACGCCGTTTATGGATTCTTTGAGTGAAAATACGCTTAAAGGCTATGCTCTTTCGTCCGTGTACGGTGCGAAGACGCCAAACTCTGAGTGGGAATTTGAGACAGGAAACTCGATGGCATTTCTGCCGGACGGCTCGGTGGTTTATCAGCAGTATATAAATGATGACCCGACCTCCATAGTCTCAAACCTGAAGAATATCGGCTATACGACGGTTGCGATGCATCCGTACTATGCGACAGGCTGGAGCAGGAACAAGATTTATCCGCATCTGGGCTATGATGAGACTTACTTTATAGATGATTTTGACCAGACAAAGATACTCAGGGAATATATCACTGACCAGGAGCTCTATGATAAGATTATTGACCGCTACGAGAAAAAGAGCGATGACGAGAAACTTTACATCATGGGAGTCACGATGCAAAACCACGGTGGCTACGGTGAGAGATATGACAACTTCAACCAGGAGGTTTACAAGGTTGGAGCGTCATACACCGATGCGAACCAGTATCTGTCACTTTTGAATGAAAGTGACAAGGCGCTCGAAAATCTCATCACATACTTTAAGGGTGTGGATGATCCGGTAGAGATTGTGTTTTTTGGAGACCACCAGCCTGGATTATGCAATGATTTTATCAAGCTCTTAAATGGCAAGGGCAATTCCGGACTTACGGAGCAGGAGCTTGAGAATCTGTACAAGGTGCCGTTTTTGATATGGACCAATTACGAGACGGATGCACAGAAAGTTGATGTGACGAGCCTCAACTACCTGTCCACACTGACGCTTGAGAGAGCCAACATAGATCTGCCGGCATACAACCGGTTCCTCGCAGAGCTGATGGAGAAGATTCCGGCCATAAATTCAAGGGGCTATTATTCGAAAAAGAATGAGTGTTTTATGCATGTGGAAGACGCAACAGGAGACGAGGCAAAATGGATAAAGGCATACAATATCCTGCAGTACAATTCGATGTTTGACGAGAAGGACAGAAGCTCGCTGCTGTTTCCGTACCTGAAATAA